In Capsicum annuum cultivar UCD-10X-F1 chromosome 7, UCD10Xv1.1, whole genome shotgun sequence, one genomic interval encodes:
- the LOC107878684 gene encoding beta-glucosidase 18 codes for MKNYSSFIFLLLILQHIYANKIIYGLEEEVKRSDFPIGFLFGTSTSAYQIEGAYIEDGRSLSNWDIFTHTNGSIRNGANGDIADDHYHRYLEDVDIMASLGVNAYRFSISWSRILPRGKSGQVNPAGIKFYNNVIDNLLLKGITPFVTIHHNDYPQEFEDRFGAWLSPLMQEEFVHFAATCFKNFGNKVKYWATINEPNLYSELAYMNGLFPPVHCSPPFGNCSSGNSDTEPLLAVHNSILAHAKAVKIYREHFQVEQGGMIGMVASAYMYKPITNDEVDKKAAIRALTFRVAWLLDPLVHGDYPIEMQHYLGKDLPRFSFEEKLLIKNSTDFIGLNHYSTLLVQDCLYSNCACMHDNNPTCTHGENRAISGFLLTAGQNKYGAFIGEEMGMAGLYVVPQGMEDIVDYIKKRYNNLPIFVTENGYASNENQEGENDLDKDIYRVKFHKSYLASLARSIRNGADVRGYFIWSFMDNFEWKFGYTIKYGLYQVDPLTLGRSPKLSAHWYRDFLTNTSFNNIQITSSI; via the exons atgaagaactactcctctttcatttttcttctcttaATATTGCAACATATTTATGCAAATAAAATCATATATGGCTTGGAAGAAGAGGTGAAAAGATCAGATTTTCCAATTGGTTTTCTTTTTGGAACTTCAACTTCTGCCTATCAA ATTGAAGGAGCCTATATTGAAGATGGCAGGAGTCTTAGTAATTGGGATATTTTTACTCATACCAATG GTAGCATTAGAAATGGAGCAAATGGAGACATAGCTGATGACCACTACCATCGTTACCTG GAAGACGTTGACATAATGGCCTCACTTGGAGTAAATGCCTATAGATTTTCCATTTCCTGGAGTAGAATTCTACCTA GAGGAAAATCAGGGCAAGTTAATCCTGCTGGAATCAAGTTTTACAATAATGTCATTGACAATCTCTTACTCAAAG GAATAACACCATTTGTGACTATCCATCATAATGACTATCCTCAAGAATTTGAGGACAGATTTGGTGCCTGGCTCAGTCCTTTAATGCA GGAAGAATTTGTGCACTTTGCAGCAACATGTTTCAAGAATTTTGGGAATAAAGTGAAGTATTGGGCTACTATAAATGAGCCCAATTTATATTCAGAACTAGCCTATATGAATGGATTATTTCCACCAGTCCATTGTTCTCCACCATTTGGGAATTGTTCATCTGGTAATTCAGATACTGAGCCTTTACTTGCTGTTCACAACTCAATATTGGCCCATGCCAAGGCTGTCAAAATTTATCGTGAGCATTTCCAG GTGGAACAAGGTGGGATGATAGGAATGGTGGCCAGTGCTTATATGTATAAGCCAATAACAAATGATGAAGTTGACAAGAAAGCTGCAATTAGAGCTTTGACTTTTCGTGTGGCTTG GCTTCTTGATCCTCTAGTACATGGAGATTATCCAATAGAAATGCAACATTATCTTGGTAAAGATTTACCAAGATTCAGCTTTGAAGAGAAATTACTTATAAAAAACAGCACAGATTTCATAGGACTTAATCATTATTCAACTTTGCTGGTCCAAGATTGTCTTTATTCAAATTGCGCATGCATGCATGACAATAATCCTACATGCACCCATGGTGAAAATCGAGCAATCTCAGGTTTTTTGCTAACTGCTGGACAGAATAAATATGGTGCCTTCATAGGAGAAGAG ATGGGAATGGCTGGATTGTATGTGGTTCCACAAGGCATGGAGGATATTGTTGATTATATTAAGAAGAGATACAATAACCTGCCTATATTTGTGACTGAAAATG GGTATGCTTCAAATGAGAATCAAGAAGGAGAAAATGACTTGGACAAAGACATTTATCGAGTTAAATTTCACAAATCTTACCTTGCATCTTTGGCTCGATCAATCAG GAATGGTGCTGATGTGCGTGGTTATTTCATATGGAGTTTCATGGATAATTTTGAGTGGAAATTTGGTTACACTATTAAATATGGGCTTTATCAGGTTGATCCTCTAACATTGGGCCGAAGCCCAAAACTATCAGCCCATTGGTATAGAGATTTTCTCACTAACACTAGCTTCAATAATATACAAATAACCAgctcaatataa